A window of the Lactobacillus amylovorus DSM 20531 genome harbors these coding sequences:
- a CDS encoding GNAT family N-acetyltransferase, which produces MIIKPLISEDEAKETSRLFQKCWQNTYKDILPDVFLDNITENAWVKRLNESGRHNLIFIDDDNKIRAAVSYGRPRDTRMLGCGELMALYVEPDFQAFNIGKTLLNAAENELKKMGYGKIYLWCIDGDENARQFFEHFGWVNNATEKFVEIAGKEYKYLLYQKNLHD; this is translated from the coding sequence ATGATTATTAAACCACTAATTTCTGAAGATGAAGCAAAAGAAACAAGTCGACTTTTTCAAAAATGTTGGCAAAATACATATAAAGATATATTGCCAGATGTATTTTTAGATAATATTACTGAAAATGCATGGGTTAAACGGTTGAATGAAAGTGGCCGTCACAATTTAATTTTTATTGATGATGACAATAAAATTCGTGCTGCGGTGAGCTATGGTCGCCCGCGTGATACTCGCATGCTAGGGTGCGGCGAATTAATGGCTTTATATGTTGAACCAGATTTCCAAGCCTTTAATATCGGAAAAACTTTGCTTAATGCTGCCGAAAATGAATTGAAAAAGATGGGTTACGGCAAGATCTATCTGTGGTGCATTGATGGAGATGAAAATGCACGACAATTTTTTGAACATTTTGGCTGGGTTAATAATGCTACCGAAAAGTTTGTGGAAATTGCTGGAAAAGAATACAAGTACTTGCTATATCAAAAGAATTTGCATGATTAA